TTCGCCTGAGATAGAAGCTCCACCTACCCAAATTAGATCAAAAATTTTTAGCCAACTAATACCATCTTTTTGAGCTAAAAGTCTTTGTAATTGGGTAGGTACTAATGATGTAATTAGATGTTTTTTGTTTTTTTTAGATTTAATTGTAAAAAGTAAAAGTTCTCGAGTTTTTTTTATTAAATTTGGAGAAATATTAATACAATCACATCCCCAAGTTTGACTTCTAACAATTGGCATTAAGCCACTTATATGGTTCAGGGGTAAAGTATTTAAAATTAAGCAGTTTTGTAATTCAAATCCTTGTTCAATAAGCCATTGGCCTGATGTAAATGCAGATAATTTAAGATTATCTAAATGGTGAAAACATTTTCTTGGTTTTCCAGTACTGCCACTACTGTTTAAAATAATTGCGGGCCCATTTTCAGTAATTGAATTTAATATATCTTCATCTTTATAAAATTTGTTTTTTACATAAATAATTTTCTTCTCTCTAATTTTTTCAATAATTTTCTCTACAGATTGAGTTTCATTATTTTCAACTTCAATAGTATGAATTTTATTTTTCATAGTTGATCCCATATCTTTTTTGCTTCATTTAAAAATAGAAACGAATTAGGGAATTTATTTATTGCTAAACCAGGAACTTTTGGAGTTGGTCCTTGTAATTGTAGAGACGATAAATGATAAAGCCATCTCTTCCCTATTCCAGTTTCAAATGAAGTACTTATAGATATTAAAGCTTTTTTATTTTCTAATTCTCTTAGAAGCTTAACTGGATTATTTTCTTGAGAAGGCCTTCGAATTTGCCAACCCTTCCACTCATCAATCAAAGTTGGAAATTTTAAAAGTGATTCGTCTAAGGCTATCGGGATTTTTTTGTTGAGTTCTTTCATTCCTTCAATATCATCAACACAGAGAGGTTGTTCTAACCAATCTATGTTTTTGTTATCTTTCAAAATATCAGCCCATCTATTAGCAATCTTTCTACCCCAAGAACCATTAGCATCTATTCTTAACTTAATATTATTGCTTATTTGGCTTAAAATTTCTTCTAAATTTGCTTCTTCCTCATGGTTATCTCTTAATGCTAATTTCCATTTTATGGTTACTGGTTTCCCAATTTTTGATTGTCTTTTTTTAATTATATCTAGCTCTGAAATTACATTTTCAGAATTTAAAAGTATGGCTGTTTTATCGATTTCATCAAAGGCATAGTTTTCTTTAAAAATTATTTTTCCATTTATCTCAGCTAATGCAGAATTTATTGCAGATTGAATGCATGGGTGAAAATTATTTATTTGTTCAGATAAATTAAATACTTCTACATTCTCAGGTATCATATTTAGTTGTTTTGCACATTTTTTTAAGTCATCTTCTAGAAGTGGTGAAACTTCTCCAAACCCAATTTTTTTATCATTACTTGTTAATTTAATTATCCAACCCAGTTTTGTAAGATAAGTGGTTTTAGAATTTTTTACTTTTGTGGATAACTTAAAGCTATAAGATTTTTTTTTAAATATTATGTTCATTTATTAAGTAAGTAATTAAATATTAATCCTGTGATTAAGCCAACTCCATTAAGAGTTTGAAATTTTATTGCGACGAATTTGGAATTTTTTATTGCAGAAGGTTTTTTATAATAAGACTTTAATAAATTTATAAGTCTTATTGCTTGAGGAAAACTAATAAAATAAAGGATACAAAACACTGGAATAAATCCAGTAACTATAGTTAAAAGTTGAAAAATATATATTGTAAAAATTATCCAAGGCACAAATTGAGAACCTTTTTTTGCTCCTAGGCGAACTAAAGGTGAATTTTTCCCATGCTTTTTATCTTCAGAAATTTGATGAAAATGAGAACAAAATAATACAAGAGTTGTTGCTAATGAAGGTCCTGAACCAAGTAATAAAGAAACTTTCCAGGGAACATTTTCTAAGTAAATATTAGAAGGATTTAAAGCAATTAAGACTGCAGAGTAGGCGAAAGGTCCAAATGCAAGCCAGCATAATGGTTCTCCTAAGCCTTGATAGCCAAATCTAAAAGGAGGTCCTTGATATAAATATCCTAGGAAGCAGCAAGATGCCACTAAAATCAAAATGTTGATACTTGTTGATACTGAAATAATTGAAATTATTAATAAACCAATAACTAAAGATGTATATGCAATAAACGAAATTATTTTTTTATTTTTTATAAGATTTACAATTGAATGGAATTTAAATTCATCGATTCCTGTTTCTGCGTCGAATAAATCATTAGTTAGGTTTTCCCAAAGTAATATAAAAATTGCAGCTAAAGTAAATGCGATTAAATTATAAATTTTTACCTTTTCATATTGATTGAGTATATAAGCCCCTGTTATTAAAACTGGAAGTATGGCAACAGAATAAAGAGGCCATTTTATCGCTTGTTTCCATAATTTTTTTTTATCTTCGTCCATTTTTATTTAACTCACAAAATTCGATCATTATTAAATGTAGTTTATAAATTGAGTTACATTTTTTACTTTATTGCATGATTTTTAGTTATTTTCAATAAGTAATGAAAAATGATTTAAACTTAACAGATTTTTTAAAAGATGTATTTTCCTCTTTCGATAAGAAAGTAGAAAATTCTGGATTAGTAAGTATTTGTGTTGAGATTCCTTGTATTGATTTATTACAAGTATATGAATTGTTTATAAATAAATATCAGTTTTCTTCATTCTGGGAGGAATCTAATGGTATTTCATATATTGCTTTTGAGAAATGTAAATATGTTACTTTGGATGGTCCTAAAAGATTTGAGGTGGCAAAAGAGTTTAATTCTGAGAATTTTAAAAATTTAATTAACTTAACTAATGAATCACATAATTCTGCACTTTCAAAAATAATTTATTTATTTTCTTTTTCTGAAAACTTGAATAATAAGAATTTATCTTCTGATGTCCCTTCTTTGGAAGCTATTTTACCAAAAATATTAATTATTCAAAGTAATAAGAATTGCTGGTTAAGAATCAATGGTCATGTTGAAGGTAAATCATCATTAAGAACATTAATTGAAGAAATATGGACAATTAGAAATAAAGTTATTAATTCTGAGCCAGAATTAATAAAATCATCTAGCTTAAAAAATAGTTTTGATTTACCTATTATTGACGATTTCTTACACTCCTTAGAAATTTCTAATACAAGTTTGAAAAAAGTATTAAATAGAGGAATTCAATTAGTAGAAAAAGGTATTCTCGAAAAGATAGTTTTAGCGAATAGGATTAAAATAAAAT
This sequence is a window from Prochlorococcus marinus XMU1419. Protein-coding genes within it:
- a CDS encoding o-succinylbenzoate synthase; translated protein: MNIIFKKKSYSFKLSTKVKNSKTTYLTKLGWIIKLTSNDKKIGFGEVSPLLEDDLKKCAKQLNMIPENVEVFNLSEQINNFHPCIQSAINSALAEINGKIIFKENYAFDEIDKTAILLNSENVISELDIIKKRQSKIGKPVTIKWKLALRDNHEEEANLEEILSQISNNIKLRIDANGSWGRKIANRWADILKDNKNIDWLEQPLCVDDIEGMKELNKKIPIALDESLLKFPTLIDEWKGWQIRRPSQENNPVKLLRELENKKALISISTSFETGIGKRWLYHLSSLQLQGPTPKVPGLAINKFPNSFLFLNEAKKIWDQL
- a CDS encoding chorismate-binding protein, translated to MKNDLNLTDFLKDVFSSFDKKVENSGLVSICVEIPCIDLLQVYELFINKYQFSSFWEESNGISYIAFEKCKYVTLDGPKRFEVAKEFNSENFKNLINLTNESHNSALSKIIYLFSFSENLNNKNLSSDVPSLEAILPKILIIQSNKNCWLRINGHVEGKSSLRTLIEEIWTIRNKVINSEPELIKSSSLKNSFDLPIIDDFLHSLEISNTSLKKVLNRGIQLVEKGILEKIVLANRIKIKFRNKLDLVEILKRFKKNHPNTCRYVWKRNSKDILFGASPEKLFCFTKPNLTLEALAGTISTNSNYKKLLKSTKDLKEHNYVTEYLIKCLEVSKIKNFEKSDIKVNSFGDISHLQTLISSRVENICPFELLKNLHPSPAVCGYPKNVALDWINTLESFPRGNYASPMGWVDSSGNASFLLAIRGARYIEENIEFTAGSGIVSGSVLDKEIDEIKLKFESIVKQIFFAKNPR
- the menA gene encoding 2-carboxy-1,4-naphthoquinone phytyltransferase is translated as MDEDKKKLWKQAIKWPLYSVAILPVLITGAYILNQYEKVKIYNLIAFTLAAIFILLWENLTNDLFDAETGIDEFKFHSIVNLIKNKKIISFIAYTSLVIGLLIISIISVSTSINILILVASCCFLGYLYQGPPFRFGYQGLGEPLCWLAFGPFAYSAVLIALNPSNIYLENVPWKVSLLLGSGPSLATTLVLFCSHFHQISEDKKHGKNSPLVRLGAKKGSQFVPWIIFTIYIFQLLTIVTGFIPVFCILYFISFPQAIRLINLLKSYYKKPSAIKNSKFVAIKFQTLNGVGLITGLIFNYLLNK